A single Vulpes vulpes isolate BD-2025 chromosome 16, VulVul3, whole genome shotgun sequence DNA region contains:
- the PTPRN gene encoding receptor-type tyrosine-protein phosphatase-like N isoform X1, whose amino-acid sequence MRRPRRPGGPGGSGGLRLLLCLLLLSSRPGGCSAISAHGCLFDRRLCSHLEVCIQDGLFGQCQVGVGQARPLLQVTSPVLQRLQSVLRQLMSQGLSWHDDLTQYVISQEMERIPRLRPPEPRPRDRSGLVPRRSGPAGELLLQALPTGSTPAAQHRLPQPPVGGGGAGVGSPLSPLQAELLHPLLEHLMLPPQAPHPALSYEPALLQPYLFHQFGSRDGSRGSEGSPGMVSVGPLPKAESSALFSRTASKAMFGAHSDHSYGDPPGPSPGQLFQESGLLYLAQELPVPSRARAPRLPDQGGSRRAKDSSEGYEEEGLEGRREKPPSPAEQPADVTLQRLAAVLAGYGVELRQLTPEQLSTLSTLLQLLPKGAGRNLGGVVNVGADVKKTMEEQVQGGNTAEPPPPTPSLPGYPTASPTASKAQQVPGSGSSEPPKAASHLATPVLLEKKSPLGQSQPTLVRQPSAQSSAEEYGYIVTDQKPLSLAAGVKLLEILAEHVHVSSGSFINISVVGPALTFRIRHNEQNLSLADVTQQAGLVKAELEAQTGLQILQTGVGQREEAAAVLPRPAHSTSPMRSVLLTLVALAGVAGLLVALAVALCVRQHARQRDKERLAALGPEGAHGDTTFEYQDLCRQHMAAKSLFSRAEGPPEPSRVSSVSSQFSDAAQASPSSHSSTPSWCEEPAQANMDISTGHMILAYMEDHLRNRDRLAKEWQALCAYQAEPNTCATAQGEGNIKKNRHPDFLPYDHARIKLKVESSPSRSDYINASPIIEHDPRMPAYIATQGPLSHTIADFWQMVWESGCTVIVMLTPLVEDGVKQCDRYWPDEGSSLYHVYEVNLVSEHIWCEDFLVRSFYLKNVQTQETRTLTQFHFLSWPAEGTPASTRPLLDFRRKVNKCYRGRSCPIIVHCSDGAGRTGTYILIDMVLNRMAKGVKEIDIAATLEHVRDQRPGLVRSKDQFEFALTAVAEEVNAILKALPQ is encoded by the exons ATGCGGCGCCCGCGGCGGCCTGGGGGTcccgggggctccggggggctccggctgctcctctgcctcctgctgctgAGCAGCCGCCCGGGAGGCTGCAGCGCCATTAGTGCCCACG GCTGTCTGTTTGATCGCAGACTCTGCTCTCACCTTGAAGTCTGTATTCAGG ATGGCTTATTTGGACAGTGCCAGGTGGGAGTGGGGCAGGCCCGGCCCCTTTTGCAAGTCACCTCCCCAGTTCTTCAGCGCTTACAAAGTGTGCTCCGACAGCTCATGTCCCAAG GATTGTCCTGGCACGATGACCTCACTCAATATGTGATCTCCCAGGAGATGGAACGCATCCCCAGGCTTCGCCCCCCAGAGCCCCGTCCAAGGGACAG ATCTGGCTTGGTGCCCAGAAGATCTGGTCCTGCTGGGGAGCTGCTTCTACAAGCCCTCCCTACTGGCTCCACCCCTGCTGCCCAGCACCGGCTTCCTCAACCTccagtgggtgggggtggagctggGGTGGGCTCTCCACTGTCCCCCCTGCAGGCTGAGCTGCTGCACCCTCTCTTGGAGCATCTAATGCTACCCCCGCaggccccccaccctgctctgagTTATGAACCTGCCCTGCTGCAGCCCTACCTGTTCCATCAG TTTGGCTCCCGCGATGGCTCCCGGGGCTCAGAGGGCTCCCCAGGGATGGTCAGTGTCGGCCCCCTGCCCAAGGCCGAATCCTCTGCCCTCTTCAGCAGAACTGCCTCCAAGGCCATGTTTGGGGCTCACTCTGACCACTCCTACGGGGACCCCCCAGGGCCTTCACCTGGTCAACTTTTCCAGGAGTCAGGGCTTCTCTACCTAGCCCAGGAGCTGCCAGTGCCTAGCAGGGCCAGGGCACCAAGGCTGCCAGACCAAGGAGGCAGCAGACGGGCAAAGGACTCCTCAGAGGGCTATGAGGAGGAAGGGCTAGAAGGTCGCAGGGAGAAACCTCCTTCTCCAGCAGAGCAGCCAG CAGACGTGACTCTGCAGAGACTGGCAGCTGTGCTGGCGGGCTATGGGGTGGAGCTGCGTCAGCTGACCCCTGAGCAGCTCTCCACCCTCTCAAccctgctgcagctgctgcccaAGGGCGCAGGACGAAATCTGG GAGGGGTTGTAAATGTTGGAGCTGACGTCAAGAAA ACAAtggaggagcaggtgcagggtgGAAACACGGCAGAgcctccaccccccacaccctccctgcCTGGGTACCCCACTGCCAGCCCCACTGCCAGCAAAGCCCAGCAGGTGCCGGGCTCTGGATCCTCTGAGCCTCCCAAAGCTGCTAGCCACCTTGCCACACCTGTCCTGCTGGAGAAGAAAAGTCCACTGGGCCAGAGCCAGCCCACACTGGTGAGGCAGCCCTCAGCTCAGTCATCAGCAGAGGAGTATGGCTACATTGTCACGGACCAGAA gCCCCTGAGTCTGGCCGCAGGAGTGAAGCTGCTGGAGATCCTAGCTGAGCATGTGCACGTGTCCTCGGGCAGCTTCATCAACATCAG CGTGGTGGGACCGGCCCTCACCTTCCGCATCCGACACAATGAACAGAACCTGTCTTTGGCTGATGTGACACAACAAGCTG GCCTGGTGAAGGCGGAACTGGAAGCACAGACAGGGCTGCAGATCTTGCAGACGGGAGTGGGACAG agggaggaggcagctgCGGTTCTTCCCCGGCCAGCCCACAGCACCTCTCCCATGCGCTCAGTGCTACTCACCCTGGTGGCCCTGGCAGGGGTGGCCGGGCTGCTGGTGGCTCTGGCAGTGGCTTTGTGTGTGCGGCAGCATGCACGGCAGCGAGACAAGGAGCGCCTGGCAGCGCTAGGCCCTGAGGGGGCCCATGGTGACACTACCTTTGAGTACCAG GACCTGTGCCGCCAGCACATGGCCGCAAAGTCCCTGTTCAGCCGGGCAGAGGGTCCCCCGGAGCCTTCTCGGGTGAGCAGCGTGTCCTCTCAGTTTAGTGATGCGGCGCAGGCCAGCCCCAGCTCCCACAGCAGCACGCCGTCCTGGTGCGAGGAGCCCGCCCAGGCCAACATGGACATCTCCACGGGACACATGATTCTG GCCTACATGGAGGACCACCTGCGGAACCGGGACCGCTTGGCCAAGGAGTGGCAGGCCCTCTGCGCCTACCAGGCAGAGCCGAACACCTGTGCCACCGCCCAGGGGGAGGGCAACATCAAAAAGAACCGCCACCCGGACTTCCTGCCCT ATGATCACGCTCGCATCAAGCTGAAGGTGGAGAGCAGCCCTTCTCGGAGTGATTACATCAATGCCAGCCCCATT ATTGAGCACGACCCTCGGATGCCAGCCTACATAGCCACACAGGGCCCGCTGTCCCATACCATCGCAGACTTCTGGCAG ATGGTGTGGGAGAGTGGCTGCACTGTCATCGTCATGCTGACCCCACTGGTGGAGGACGGTGTCAAGCAGTGTGACCGCTACTGGCCAGATGAGGGGTCCTCCCTCTACCACGTATATGAG GTGAACCTGGTGTCGGAGCACATCTGGTGCGAGGACTTCCTGGTGCGCAGCTTCTACCTGAAGAACGTGCAGACCCAGGAGACGCGCACGCTCACGCAGTTCCACTTCCTCAGCTGGCCGGCAGAGGGCACCCCCGCGTCCACGCGGCCGCTGCTGGACTTCCGCAG GAAAGTGAACAAGTGCTACCGGGGCCGCTCCTGCCCCATCATTGTGCACTGCAG TGACGGTGCAGGGAGGACTGGCACTTACATCCTCATTGACATGGTACTGAACCGCATGGCAAAAG GCGTAAAGGAGATTGACATCGCTGCCACCCTGGAGCATGTCCGTGACCAACGGCCCGGCCTTGTCCGCTCTAAG gaCCAGTTTGAATTTGCTTTGACCGCTGTGGCGGAGGAGGTGAACGCCATCCTCAAGGCCCTACCCCAGTGA
- the PTPRN gene encoding receptor-type tyrosine-protein phosphatase-like N isoform X2: MRRPRRPGGPGGSGGLRLLLCLLLLSSRPGGCSAISAHGCLFDRRLCSHLEVCIQDGLFGQCQVGVGQARPLLQVTSPVLQRLQSVLRQLMSQGLSWHDDLTQYVISQEMERIPRLRPPEPRPRDRSGLVPRRSGPAGELLLQALPTGSTPAAQHRLPQPPVGGGGAGVGSPLSPLQAELLHPLLEHLMLPPQAPHPALSYEPALLQPYLFHQFGSRDGSRGSEGSPGMVSVGPLPKAESSALFSRTASKAMFGAHSDHSYGDPPGPSPGQLFQESGLLYLAQELPVPSRARAPRLPDQGGSRRAKDSSEGYEEEGLEGRREKPPSPAEQPDVTLQRLAAVLAGYGVELRQLTPEQLSTLSTLLQLLPKGAGRNLGGVVNVGADVKKTMEEQVQGGNTAEPPPPTPSLPGYPTASPTASKAQQVPGSGSSEPPKAASHLATPVLLEKKSPLGQSQPTLVRQPSAQSSAEEYGYIVTDQKPLSLAAGVKLLEILAEHVHVSSGSFINISVVGPALTFRIRHNEQNLSLADVTQQAGLVKAELEAQTGLQILQTGVGQREEAAAVLPRPAHSTSPMRSVLLTLVALAGVAGLLVALAVALCVRQHARQRDKERLAALGPEGAHGDTTFEYQDLCRQHMAAKSLFSRAEGPPEPSRVSSVSSQFSDAAQASPSSHSSTPSWCEEPAQANMDISTGHMILAYMEDHLRNRDRLAKEWQALCAYQAEPNTCATAQGEGNIKKNRHPDFLPYDHARIKLKVESSPSRSDYINASPIIEHDPRMPAYIATQGPLSHTIADFWQMVWESGCTVIVMLTPLVEDGVKQCDRYWPDEGSSLYHVYEVNLVSEHIWCEDFLVRSFYLKNVQTQETRTLTQFHFLSWPAEGTPASTRPLLDFRRKVNKCYRGRSCPIIVHCSDGAGRTGTYILIDMVLNRMAKGVKEIDIAATLEHVRDQRPGLVRSKDQFEFALTAVAEEVNAILKALPQ; this comes from the exons ATGCGGCGCCCGCGGCGGCCTGGGGGTcccgggggctccggggggctccggctgctcctctgcctcctgctgctgAGCAGCCGCCCGGGAGGCTGCAGCGCCATTAGTGCCCACG GCTGTCTGTTTGATCGCAGACTCTGCTCTCACCTTGAAGTCTGTATTCAGG ATGGCTTATTTGGACAGTGCCAGGTGGGAGTGGGGCAGGCCCGGCCCCTTTTGCAAGTCACCTCCCCAGTTCTTCAGCGCTTACAAAGTGTGCTCCGACAGCTCATGTCCCAAG GATTGTCCTGGCACGATGACCTCACTCAATATGTGATCTCCCAGGAGATGGAACGCATCCCCAGGCTTCGCCCCCCAGAGCCCCGTCCAAGGGACAG ATCTGGCTTGGTGCCCAGAAGATCTGGTCCTGCTGGGGAGCTGCTTCTACAAGCCCTCCCTACTGGCTCCACCCCTGCTGCCCAGCACCGGCTTCCTCAACCTccagtgggtgggggtggagctggGGTGGGCTCTCCACTGTCCCCCCTGCAGGCTGAGCTGCTGCACCCTCTCTTGGAGCATCTAATGCTACCCCCGCaggccccccaccctgctctgagTTATGAACCTGCCCTGCTGCAGCCCTACCTGTTCCATCAG TTTGGCTCCCGCGATGGCTCCCGGGGCTCAGAGGGCTCCCCAGGGATGGTCAGTGTCGGCCCCCTGCCCAAGGCCGAATCCTCTGCCCTCTTCAGCAGAACTGCCTCCAAGGCCATGTTTGGGGCTCACTCTGACCACTCCTACGGGGACCCCCCAGGGCCTTCACCTGGTCAACTTTTCCAGGAGTCAGGGCTTCTCTACCTAGCCCAGGAGCTGCCAGTGCCTAGCAGGGCCAGGGCACCAAGGCTGCCAGACCAAGGAGGCAGCAGACGGGCAAAGGACTCCTCAGAGGGCTATGAGGAGGAAGGGCTAGAAGGTCGCAGGGAGAAACCTCCTTCTCCAGCAGAGCAGCCAG ACGTGACTCTGCAGAGACTGGCAGCTGTGCTGGCGGGCTATGGGGTGGAGCTGCGTCAGCTGACCCCTGAGCAGCTCTCCACCCTCTCAAccctgctgcagctgctgcccaAGGGCGCAGGACGAAATCTGG GAGGGGTTGTAAATGTTGGAGCTGACGTCAAGAAA ACAAtggaggagcaggtgcagggtgGAAACACGGCAGAgcctccaccccccacaccctccctgcCTGGGTACCCCACTGCCAGCCCCACTGCCAGCAAAGCCCAGCAGGTGCCGGGCTCTGGATCCTCTGAGCCTCCCAAAGCTGCTAGCCACCTTGCCACACCTGTCCTGCTGGAGAAGAAAAGTCCACTGGGCCAGAGCCAGCCCACACTGGTGAGGCAGCCCTCAGCTCAGTCATCAGCAGAGGAGTATGGCTACATTGTCACGGACCAGAA gCCCCTGAGTCTGGCCGCAGGAGTGAAGCTGCTGGAGATCCTAGCTGAGCATGTGCACGTGTCCTCGGGCAGCTTCATCAACATCAG CGTGGTGGGACCGGCCCTCACCTTCCGCATCCGACACAATGAACAGAACCTGTCTTTGGCTGATGTGACACAACAAGCTG GCCTGGTGAAGGCGGAACTGGAAGCACAGACAGGGCTGCAGATCTTGCAGACGGGAGTGGGACAG agggaggaggcagctgCGGTTCTTCCCCGGCCAGCCCACAGCACCTCTCCCATGCGCTCAGTGCTACTCACCCTGGTGGCCCTGGCAGGGGTGGCCGGGCTGCTGGTGGCTCTGGCAGTGGCTTTGTGTGTGCGGCAGCATGCACGGCAGCGAGACAAGGAGCGCCTGGCAGCGCTAGGCCCTGAGGGGGCCCATGGTGACACTACCTTTGAGTACCAG GACCTGTGCCGCCAGCACATGGCCGCAAAGTCCCTGTTCAGCCGGGCAGAGGGTCCCCCGGAGCCTTCTCGGGTGAGCAGCGTGTCCTCTCAGTTTAGTGATGCGGCGCAGGCCAGCCCCAGCTCCCACAGCAGCACGCCGTCCTGGTGCGAGGAGCCCGCCCAGGCCAACATGGACATCTCCACGGGACACATGATTCTG GCCTACATGGAGGACCACCTGCGGAACCGGGACCGCTTGGCCAAGGAGTGGCAGGCCCTCTGCGCCTACCAGGCAGAGCCGAACACCTGTGCCACCGCCCAGGGGGAGGGCAACATCAAAAAGAACCGCCACCCGGACTTCCTGCCCT ATGATCACGCTCGCATCAAGCTGAAGGTGGAGAGCAGCCCTTCTCGGAGTGATTACATCAATGCCAGCCCCATT ATTGAGCACGACCCTCGGATGCCAGCCTACATAGCCACACAGGGCCCGCTGTCCCATACCATCGCAGACTTCTGGCAG ATGGTGTGGGAGAGTGGCTGCACTGTCATCGTCATGCTGACCCCACTGGTGGAGGACGGTGTCAAGCAGTGTGACCGCTACTGGCCAGATGAGGGGTCCTCCCTCTACCACGTATATGAG GTGAACCTGGTGTCGGAGCACATCTGGTGCGAGGACTTCCTGGTGCGCAGCTTCTACCTGAAGAACGTGCAGACCCAGGAGACGCGCACGCTCACGCAGTTCCACTTCCTCAGCTGGCCGGCAGAGGGCACCCCCGCGTCCACGCGGCCGCTGCTGGACTTCCGCAG GAAAGTGAACAAGTGCTACCGGGGCCGCTCCTGCCCCATCATTGTGCACTGCAG TGACGGTGCAGGGAGGACTGGCACTTACATCCTCATTGACATGGTACTGAACCGCATGGCAAAAG GCGTAAAGGAGATTGACATCGCTGCCACCCTGGAGCATGTCCGTGACCAACGGCCCGGCCTTGTCCGCTCTAAG gaCCAGTTTGAATTTGCTTTGACCGCTGTGGCGGAGGAGGTGAACGCCATCCTCAAGGCCCTACCCCAGTGA
- the PTPRN gene encoding receptor-type tyrosine-protein phosphatase-like N isoform X4, with translation MSQGLSWHDDLTQYVISQEMERIPRLRPPEPRPRDRSGLVPRRSGPAGELLLQALPTGSTPAAQHRLPQPPVGGGGAGVGSPLSPLQAELLHPLLEHLMLPPQAPHPALSYEPALLQPYLFHQFGSRDGSRGSEGSPGMVSVGPLPKAESSALFSRTASKAMFGAHSDHSYGDPPGPSPGQLFQESGLLYLAQELPVPSRARAPRLPDQGGSRRAKDSSEGYEEEGLEGRREKPPSPAEQPDVTLQRLAAVLAGYGVELRQLTPEQLSTLSTLLQLLPKGAGRNLGGVVNVGADVKKTMEEQVQGGNTAEPPPPTPSLPGYPTASPTASKAQQVPGSGSSEPPKAASHLATPVLLEKKSPLGQSQPTLVRQPSAQSSAEEYGYIVTDQKPLSLAAGVKLLEILAEHVHVSSGSFINISVVGPALTFRIRHNEQNLSLADVTQQAGLVKAELEAQTGLQILQTGVGQREEAAAVLPRPAHSTSPMRSVLLTLVALAGVAGLLVALAVALCVRQHARQRDKERLAALGPEGAHGDTTFEYQDLCRQHMAAKSLFSRAEGPPEPSRVSSVSSQFSDAAQASPSSHSSTPSWCEEPAQANMDISTGHMILAYMEDHLRNRDRLAKEWQALCAYQAEPNTCATAQGEGNIKKNRHPDFLPYDHARIKLKVESSPSRSDYINASPIIEHDPRMPAYIATQGPLSHTIADFWQMVWESGCTVIVMLTPLVEDGVKQCDRYWPDEGSSLYHVYEVNLVSEHIWCEDFLVRSFYLKNVQTQETRTLTQFHFLSWPAEGTPASTRPLLDFRRKVNKCYRGRSCPIIVHCSDGAGRTGTYILIDMVLNRMAKGVKEIDIAATLEHVRDQRPGLVRSKDQFEFALTAVAEEVNAILKALPQ, from the exons ATGTCCCAAG GATTGTCCTGGCACGATGACCTCACTCAATATGTGATCTCCCAGGAGATGGAACGCATCCCCAGGCTTCGCCCCCCAGAGCCCCGTCCAAGGGACAG ATCTGGCTTGGTGCCCAGAAGATCTGGTCCTGCTGGGGAGCTGCTTCTACAAGCCCTCCCTACTGGCTCCACCCCTGCTGCCCAGCACCGGCTTCCTCAACCTccagtgggtgggggtggagctggGGTGGGCTCTCCACTGTCCCCCCTGCAGGCTGAGCTGCTGCACCCTCTCTTGGAGCATCTAATGCTACCCCCGCaggccccccaccctgctctgagTTATGAACCTGCCCTGCTGCAGCCCTACCTGTTCCATCAG TTTGGCTCCCGCGATGGCTCCCGGGGCTCAGAGGGCTCCCCAGGGATGGTCAGTGTCGGCCCCCTGCCCAAGGCCGAATCCTCTGCCCTCTTCAGCAGAACTGCCTCCAAGGCCATGTTTGGGGCTCACTCTGACCACTCCTACGGGGACCCCCCAGGGCCTTCACCTGGTCAACTTTTCCAGGAGTCAGGGCTTCTCTACCTAGCCCAGGAGCTGCCAGTGCCTAGCAGGGCCAGGGCACCAAGGCTGCCAGACCAAGGAGGCAGCAGACGGGCAAAGGACTCCTCAGAGGGCTATGAGGAGGAAGGGCTAGAAGGTCGCAGGGAGAAACCTCCTTCTCCAGCAGAGCAGCCAG ACGTGACTCTGCAGAGACTGGCAGCTGTGCTGGCGGGCTATGGGGTGGAGCTGCGTCAGCTGACCCCTGAGCAGCTCTCCACCCTCTCAAccctgctgcagctgctgcccaAGGGCGCAGGACGAAATCTGG GAGGGGTTGTAAATGTTGGAGCTGACGTCAAGAAA ACAAtggaggagcaggtgcagggtgGAAACACGGCAGAgcctccaccccccacaccctccctgcCTGGGTACCCCACTGCCAGCCCCACTGCCAGCAAAGCCCAGCAGGTGCCGGGCTCTGGATCCTCTGAGCCTCCCAAAGCTGCTAGCCACCTTGCCACACCTGTCCTGCTGGAGAAGAAAAGTCCACTGGGCCAGAGCCAGCCCACACTGGTGAGGCAGCCCTCAGCTCAGTCATCAGCAGAGGAGTATGGCTACATTGTCACGGACCAGAA gCCCCTGAGTCTGGCCGCAGGAGTGAAGCTGCTGGAGATCCTAGCTGAGCATGTGCACGTGTCCTCGGGCAGCTTCATCAACATCAG CGTGGTGGGACCGGCCCTCACCTTCCGCATCCGACACAATGAACAGAACCTGTCTTTGGCTGATGTGACACAACAAGCTG GCCTGGTGAAGGCGGAACTGGAAGCACAGACAGGGCTGCAGATCTTGCAGACGGGAGTGGGACAG agggaggaggcagctgCGGTTCTTCCCCGGCCAGCCCACAGCACCTCTCCCATGCGCTCAGTGCTACTCACCCTGGTGGCCCTGGCAGGGGTGGCCGGGCTGCTGGTGGCTCTGGCAGTGGCTTTGTGTGTGCGGCAGCATGCACGGCAGCGAGACAAGGAGCGCCTGGCAGCGCTAGGCCCTGAGGGGGCCCATGGTGACACTACCTTTGAGTACCAG GACCTGTGCCGCCAGCACATGGCCGCAAAGTCCCTGTTCAGCCGGGCAGAGGGTCCCCCGGAGCCTTCTCGGGTGAGCAGCGTGTCCTCTCAGTTTAGTGATGCGGCGCAGGCCAGCCCCAGCTCCCACAGCAGCACGCCGTCCTGGTGCGAGGAGCCCGCCCAGGCCAACATGGACATCTCCACGGGACACATGATTCTG GCCTACATGGAGGACCACCTGCGGAACCGGGACCGCTTGGCCAAGGAGTGGCAGGCCCTCTGCGCCTACCAGGCAGAGCCGAACACCTGTGCCACCGCCCAGGGGGAGGGCAACATCAAAAAGAACCGCCACCCGGACTTCCTGCCCT ATGATCACGCTCGCATCAAGCTGAAGGTGGAGAGCAGCCCTTCTCGGAGTGATTACATCAATGCCAGCCCCATT ATTGAGCACGACCCTCGGATGCCAGCCTACATAGCCACACAGGGCCCGCTGTCCCATACCATCGCAGACTTCTGGCAG ATGGTGTGGGAGAGTGGCTGCACTGTCATCGTCATGCTGACCCCACTGGTGGAGGACGGTGTCAAGCAGTGTGACCGCTACTGGCCAGATGAGGGGTCCTCCCTCTACCACGTATATGAG GTGAACCTGGTGTCGGAGCACATCTGGTGCGAGGACTTCCTGGTGCGCAGCTTCTACCTGAAGAACGTGCAGACCCAGGAGACGCGCACGCTCACGCAGTTCCACTTCCTCAGCTGGCCGGCAGAGGGCACCCCCGCGTCCACGCGGCCGCTGCTGGACTTCCGCAG GAAAGTGAACAAGTGCTACCGGGGCCGCTCCTGCCCCATCATTGTGCACTGCAG TGACGGTGCAGGGAGGACTGGCACTTACATCCTCATTGACATGGTACTGAACCGCATGGCAAAAG GCGTAAAGGAGATTGACATCGCTGCCACCCTGGAGCATGTCCGTGACCAACGGCCCGGCCTTGTCCGCTCTAAG gaCCAGTTTGAATTTGCTTTGACCGCTGTGGCGGAGGAGGTGAACGCCATCCTCAAGGCCCTACCCCAGTGA